The Spodoptera frugiperda isolate SF20-4 chromosome 25, AGI-APGP_CSIRO_Sfru_2.0, whole genome shotgun sequence genome includes the window CTTGAAGAAATGTGTGGAATGTCATTCTAAATAAGTCATCTCATGTTGCATAGATATTATTGGTGATGACGTCATCATATCTTCCCAACATATTTTACTATCCTTATAAATTGGTATTTTCTAAAAATTACCATCCCAAATTGTgtcatacaaattacaatacTAAATGCTATTTTGTATctaattttagttatatttgAAACAAGTTATCTATGCTAAACATGcagttttatgtaatttgtttttaattgtggTATTGATATCTTATTTATTCTTTACTCCTTGTGTATATAGTTCTTTCATTCAATTACAACATCAGCACAATGAATACCCAGTATAACACCACATTTTTTTGTTCCAGATCTATTCTTGAAGGCTGCTATGATCACAGAATTACATCTGTGTGGGAGTAAGACCAAGTAAAGTTTTTACTACAGATATCAGTTGACTAGTTACCAATCATTAGCCGACATGCAGACAATTAAGTGTGTAGTAGTGGGAGATGGTGCTGTTGGTAAAACATGCCTACTTATTAGCTACACAACCAACAAGTTCCCATCTGAGTATGTGCCCACTGTATTCGATAACTATGCTGTCACTGTCATGATAGGAGGAGAGCCATATACATTGGGTCTCTTTGATACTGCAGGtaaatacatcaaatatttgttCACACAGTacttagtttataataatagtttatttattaatttttaattattctcaCAGTACttagtaatataaataagattgttttttactttttaacagGCCAGGAAGACTATGATAGGCTGCGACCATTAAGTTATCCACAGACAGATGTTTTCCTTGTTTGCTTCAGTGTAGTAAGCCCCAGTTCGTTTGAAAACGTCAAGGAAAAAGTAAGTTTTATACATAGCTTGACACATACCATCATTACTTtacttaatttgaatatttttatttcattaatttgcaATGGTTTATGAATGACTCAGattgttataatttctaaatgcgctcataattatattttgtgtaattatGTTTCCAGTGGGTACCAGAAATCACTCATCATCAACAAAAGACGCCTTTTCTCCTTGTGGGCACTCAGATAGACTTGCGAGATGACGCAGCCACGATGGAGAAGCTGGCTAAGATAAAACAGAAGCCTGTCTCTTTGGAACAAGGTGAAAAACTAGCAAAGGAACTCAAGGCTGTCAAATACGTTGAGTGTTCAGCGCTGACACAGGTATTAATAAATTTGTGTAGCTATGTAATAAAAtccaaatacaaaacaattattatataaatacaaaacattaattactatATATTTGTCATTGAAATGGTTACAAATAGATGTTCACATGATGTAACGACATCATTTGCAATCCTTTTTATACGAAGTTAGTAAGACACTTTGTTATATAAATTAAGACATTTTCCTCCTGTTTATAATGACTTCGAAATGGAAGTCAAATATTGTCATGATAGTAGTTTGTTTAACAGAATAGTTTTGGTTTGATGTATAAACACAGCTTTGAATTAAGGTAAATATTACTGAAACAGTATTTCAACAGTTTCAAGTATCATCAAAGTCAACAGTTTCAAGTGCATCAAAAACAGTTGCAGTGTTATCCAACTGATCATATTTAAGAGCAATAATCATTTTGCGGTGTAATAAAATGGTAAACAATAATTGCATGTATTATTTCCAGAAAGGATTGAAGAACGTGTTCGACGAGGCCATATTAGCAGCACTGGAGCCTCCAGAACCCGCCAGGAAAAAGAAATGTGTGCTGTTGTAAGTTGTGTTGGGCTCGTCACAACTACGCCCCACCAGCGAGACGCAAGCGTCACGAGCGCACTGCGACTGTGTCCTCATAACGCGTACATTTTACTATTTTACCGTATAACATTATTCATAACAAAATGGTTTTTGAACaagtaataattaacttttatttatgatgatataatgattatttattaagtctttCCGGGatatattcaaatatattagtggattaaatgaatgaaattaaattataacatttaataaaatttgaatacaaaaaataaaatgtatcaaaaaaaTACGTCTCTTTCTCAGGTTCACGATAAGGTGTGTCCTGggtttttttatgaatgaatgatataaacattatttgcaAAGTAAAAGATAAACTATATTGCAATTACTTTGCTTGTATGTTGTATAAGCTACGCTCGCTCTATACGACAGAGCTACAGTGTGTGCAAGACAAAAACCTGTCATAGAACTTGGCCTTAGCAGAAATACTTTagcaaataaaatgtcatattaATGTTTTAGCATTTGTTTTATCC containing:
- the LOC118267256 gene encoding cdc42 homolog; its protein translation is MQTIKCVVVGDGAVGKTCLLISYTTNKFPSEYVPTVFDNYAVTVMIGGEPYTLGLFDTAGQEDYDRLRPLSYPQTDVFLVCFSVVSPSSFENVKEKWVPEITHHQQKTPFLLVGTQIDLRDDAATMEKLAKIKQKPVSLEQGEKLAKELKAVKYVECSALTQKGLKNVFDEAILAALEPPEPARKKKCVLL